Proteins encoded by one window of Archaeoglobus veneficus SNP6:
- a CDS encoding heavy metal translocating P-type ATPase, whose protein sequence is MDHKMQHEHEHEMRKMEEDHAHEGMKHDMGKGHAGHEAHDHHAHMAEDFKKRFIISSILTIPILLLSPLIQSIFGFRISFAGDFVILFVLSSLVYFYGGYPFLKGLVDELRKKNPGMMTLVAVAISVAYFYSSAVVFGLKGKVFFWELATLIDIMLLGHWVEMKSVLGASRALEEMVKLMPSHAHLMKDGEIVDVPINELKPGDRVIVKPGEKIPVDGVVVEGITTVNEAMLTGESKPVEKKPGDEVIGGSINGEGSIVVEVRKVGKDSYLSQVIELVRQAQESRSKTQDLANRAAFVLTIVALSAGLITLLVWLNYADLAFAIERAVTVMVIACPHALGLAVPLVVAVSTSLAARSGLLIRDRSAFERAKDLQAVVFDKTGTLTEGRFGVTDVITFSDVNEDEILGIAASLEIRSEHPIAKGIVESAKERGIEIKDVEEFRAIPGKGVEGVVNGRTFRIVSPGYLKENRISIEDERIERIAGEGKTVVFVMENDAVLGAIALADRIRPESREAVKKLRSMGIKCMMLTGDNRFVANWVAKELELDDFFAEVLPHEKAEMIKKVQDQGLTVAMVGDGVNDAPALAQADVGIAIGAGTDVAIETADIILVRNDPRDVVDIITLSKATYRKMFQNLLWATGYNAIAIPLAAGILYSAGVILTPAVGAILMSLSTVIVAINAKFLSVS, encoded by the coding sequence ATGGATCACAAGATGCAACACGAACATGAGCACGAAATGAGGAAAATGGAGGAAGATCACGCTCACGAAGGCATGAAGCACGACATGGGTAAGGGGCATGCAGGGCATGAAGCACACGATCATCACGCACACATGGCAGAAGACTTCAAGAAGAGGTTCATAATATCCTCTATTCTTACCATACCCATACTCCTTCTATCACCCTTAATCCAGTCTATTTTCGGATTCAGAATATCGTTTGCTGGTGATTTCGTCATTCTCTTCGTTCTCTCATCTCTGGTGTATTTCTACGGAGGCTATCCATTCTTAAAGGGGCTCGTTGACGAACTTAGGAAGAAAAATCCGGGAATGATGACCCTCGTTGCGGTTGCCATAAGCGTTGCCTACTTTTACAGCTCGGCTGTGGTTTTTGGCTTGAAAGGTAAGGTGTTCTTCTGGGAACTTGCAACGCTTATTGACATCATGCTTCTGGGACACTGGGTGGAGATGAAGTCTGTTCTTGGGGCTTCAAGGGCCCTGGAAGAAATGGTCAAGCTGATGCCTTCACATGCCCACCTCATGAAAGATGGCGAAATAGTAGATGTTCCAATTAATGAACTCAAGCCTGGGGACAGAGTTATCGTGAAGCCAGGGGAGAAGATCCCGGTAGATGGGGTTGTGGTTGAAGGAATAACAACAGTAAACGAGGCTATGCTGACAGGAGAGTCAAAGCCTGTGGAGAAGAAGCCGGGAGATGAGGTCATAGGCGGTTCGATAAATGGCGAGGGCTCTATAGTGGTTGAGGTCAGGAAGGTTGGGAAGGACAGCTACCTTTCGCAGGTTATAGAACTTGTTAGACAGGCCCAGGAAAGCAGATCCAAAACTCAGGATCTTGCGAATAGGGCAGCATTCGTTCTTACCATTGTTGCTCTCAGTGCAGGGCTGATTACTCTTCTTGTATGGCTGAATTATGCCGATCTTGCGTTTGCCATTGAGAGGGCTGTAACCGTCATGGTTATTGCCTGTCCTCATGCTTTGGGACTTGCAGTCCCGCTTGTTGTGGCAGTATCAACATCCCTCGCAGCCAGAAGTGGGCTACTCATAAGAGATAGAAGTGCCTTTGAGAGGGCAAAAGATCTTCAAGCTGTTGTTTTTGATAAAACAGGAACACTTACCGAGGGTAGATTTGGTGTAACCGACGTCATCACCTTTTCAGATGTGAACGAGGATGAAATTCTTGGTATTGCTGCATCGCTGGAAATTAGATCCGAGCACCCCATAGCAAAAGGTATTGTGGAAAGTGCAAAGGAGAGAGGCATAGAGATCAAAGACGTCGAAGAGTTCAGGGCGATACCGGGCAAAGGTGTGGAGGGAGTTGTTAACGGCAGAACGTTCAGAATAGTAAGTCCAGGATACCTGAAGGAGAATAGAATCAGCATCGAAGACGAACGAATAGAGAGAATTGCAGGCGAGGGCAAAACGGTTGTTTTCGTTATGGAAAATGATGCTGTACTGGGCGCTATAGCTCTGGCAGATAGAATCAGGCCTGAATCGAGAGAGGCTGTTAAAAAACTCAGATCAATGGGAATAAAGTGTATGATGCTAACCGGAGACAACAGATTCGTTGCAAACTGGGTTGCTAAAGAACTGGAACTTGATGACTTCTTTGCTGAAGTGTTACCCCACGAGAAGGCTGAGATGATCAAAAAAGTTCAGGATCAGGGCCTTACCGTTGCCATGGTTGGCGATGGTGTGAACGATGCCCCCGCTCTGGCCCAGGCTGATGTGGGTATAGCGATAGGGGCTGGAACCGATGTTGCCATTGAAACGGCTGACATAATACTGGTCAGAAACGATCCGAGGGATGTTGTGGACATAATCACCCTCTCAAAGGCAACTTACAGGAAGATGTTCCAGAACCTGTTATGGGCAACAGGATACAACGCAATTGCCATACCCCTCGCAGCAGGAATTCTCTACTCCGCTGGAGTAATTCTAACTCCGGCAGTAGGAGCAATTCTCATGTCTCTCAGCACAGTGATAGTGGCAATTAATGCAAAATTCCTATCGGTAAGTTGA